In Oligoflexia bacterium, the following are encoded in one genomic region:
- a CDS encoding CinA family nicotinamide mononucleotide deamidase-related protein, producing the protein MKTVSWSKKRGEIPASIKTVEIIVIGNELLEGRNIDSNSAWLGRQLNALGYEVVHKQTVSDNMDAIVSALHLAFQRANYVLTSGGLGPTSDDLTFAAVAKSLELDLLYNKAVEDAIKQRFIQLGRPYAPANKQQAMLPQGAKVLSNALGTAPGIQFEYRHHDMQGHGFCLPGVPKEMQAIFLQHIVPQLEQAGLGQGKPRQEKIFTLSGVSESAFTYKVDALFEQDNLHSKVINIAYTASYPKLDVTLSAYLGRESFKQDIVQRFLNEFGSYIVAEDGKGIEDELVDIFKHNNLKLSFAESCTGGLLTATLLNAAGASAVLEESLICYSNDCKNKKLNVSKSVLEEYGAVSNQCAIAMAKGQIQNSQSDIAVAVTGIAGPGGGTEEKPVGLVYIALMVSENVKKKFGIDFEDTHWVREFKFKGDRQKNRQGAVMEALKLAKELANYLKLKP; encoded by the coding sequence ATGAAGACCGTGTCTTGGTCAAAGAAGAGGGGAGAGATTCCCGCTTCTATAAAAACGGTAGAAATTATTGTTATTGGCAATGAACTTTTAGAAGGTAGGAATATAGACAGCAACAGTGCCTGGTTAGGCAGACAGCTCAATGCACTAGGCTATGAAGTTGTTCATAAGCAAACCGTGTCTGATAATATGGATGCAATTGTTTCAGCATTACACTTGGCGTTCCAAAGGGCAAACTATGTTTTAACTTCAGGCGGATTAGGTCCCACTTCAGACGACTTGACCTTTGCGGCTGTTGCTAAAAGTCTTGAGCTTGATTTGCTGTACAATAAAGCAGTAGAGGATGCTATTAAACAAAGATTTATACAGCTTGGTAGGCCATATGCCCCTGCCAATAAGCAACAAGCCATGCTGCCCCAAGGAGCCAAAGTATTAAGCAATGCACTTGGAACGGCCCCAGGTATTCAATTTGAATACAGACATCATGATATGCAGGGTCATGGCTTTTGTTTGCCGGGAGTACCCAAAGAGATGCAAGCTATATTCTTGCAACATATTGTCCCACAGTTAGAACAAGCAGGGCTGGGTCAAGGTAAACCAAGACAGGAAAAAATTTTTACGCTTAGTGGGGTATCTGAATCTGCATTTACCTATAAAGTTGATGCTTTATTTGAACAGGATAATCTGCACTCAAAAGTTATTAATATTGCATACACAGCATCCTACCCCAAACTGGATGTTACTTTAAGTGCATACCTTGGTAGAGAAAGTTTTAAGCAAGATATTGTACAACGGTTTTTGAATGAATTTGGCTCTTATATTGTTGCGGAAGATGGCAAAGGTATAGAAGATGAGTTAGTGGATATCTTTAAACACAATAACCTCAAACTTTCATTTGCTGAGTCATGTACTGGAGGCTTATTAACTGCAACCTTGCTTAATGCTGCTGGAGCATCGGCAGTTTTAGAAGAGTCTTTGATTTGTTATAGCAATGACTGCAAAAATAAAAAATTAAATGTTTCTAAATCAGTTTTAGAGGAGTATGGAGCGGTATCAAATCAATGCGCGATAGCCATGGCCAAAGGCCAAATTCAAAATAGCCAATCCGATATTGCTGTGGCTGTTACTGGTATTGCAGGTCCAGGAGGTGGAACAGAAGAAAAACCAGTGGGCCTGGTCTATATTGCTTTAATGGTGTCAGAAAATGTGAAGAAAAAATTTGGTATTGATTTTGAAGATACACATTGGGTGCGTGAATTTAAATTTAAAGGTGATAGGCAAAAAAATAGACAAGGAGCAGTAATGGAAGCCTTAAAATTGGCAAAAGAGCTTGCTAACTATCTAAAATTAAAGCCTTAA
- the recA gene encoding recombinase RecA, which yields MSLEANKTKAIDLALATIEKQFGKGSIMRLGERDAVVKAPAISTGSPSLDIALGIGGIPKGRIVEIYGPESSGKTTLTLHMLANCQKAGGVAAFIDAEHALDVTYAEKLGVNTADLLLSQPDAGEQALEITETLVRSGAVDLIIVDSVAALTPRAELEGNMGDSHMGLQARLMSQALRKLTAAIAKSNTTVVFINQIRMKIGVMFGSPETTTGGNALKFYSSVRLDIRRIGAIKNGDEVIGNKTQVKVVKNKMASPFKKVEFDIMYGEGISYVGDILDLALAQDLVEKSGTWFSFNGDRMGQGRENAKQYLRENPDALENLEKQVYEAAGLDAPKRIKTAEKKAATKKSSEDNKEIVGETTKDTEAK from the coding sequence ATGTCATTAGAAGCCAATAAAACCAAAGCCATTGACTTGGCTTTAGCCACCATTGAAAAACAATTTGGAAAAGGGTCCATCATGCGTCTTGGTGAGCGAGATGCAGTGGTTAAGGCTCCGGCTATTTCTACTGGTTCTCCAAGCTTAGATATTGCTTTAGGCATTGGTGGTATTCCCAAAGGTAGAATTGTTGAAATTTATGGTCCAGAATCCAGTGGTAAAACAACCTTAACTTTGCACATGTTGGCCAATTGTCAAAAAGCTGGGGGTGTAGCAGCATTTATTGATGCTGAACATGCACTGGATGTGACCTATGCAGAAAAATTAGGGGTCAATACAGCAGACTTATTATTGTCTCAACCCGATGCGGGTGAACAAGCCTTAGAAATCACTGAAACCTTAGTACGTTCTGGTGCTGTTGATTTAATAATTGTGGACTCAGTTGCAGCCCTAACACCCAGAGCTGAATTAGAAGGCAATATGGGTGACTCGCATATGGGTTTACAAGCGCGTCTTATGTCACAAGCTTTAAGAAAACTGACTGCAGCTATTGCCAAATCAAATACAACAGTGGTGTTTATTAACCAAATTCGGATGAAAATAGGTGTTATGTTTGGTAGTCCAGAAACAACAACCGGAGGTAATGCGCTTAAGTTTTATTCTTCTGTGCGCTTGGATATTCGCCGCATTGGTGCCATTAAAAATGGTGATGAAGTTATTGGTAATAAAACTCAAGTGAAAGTGGTTAAAAATAAAATGGCATCACCGTTTAAAAAAGTTGAGTTTGATATCATGTATGGTGAAGGTATCTCGTATGTAGGAGATATTTTAGATCTTGCTTTGGCTCAAGACTTGGTTGAAAAAAGTGGAACATGGTTCTCTTTTAACGGAGATAGAATGGGTCAAGGTCGGGAAAATGCTAAGCAGTATTTAAGAGAGAATCCAGATGCATTGGAAAACTTAGAAAAGCAAGTGTATGAGGCGGCTGGTTTGGATGCGCCTAAACGAATTAAAACTGCAGAAAAAAAAGCTGCTACCAAAAAAAGCTCAGAAGACAATAAAGAAATAGTAGGAGAAACAACCAAAGATACTGAAGCAAAGTAG